aaaaaaagaaaaaagaaaaaaaggtgcatAATGGACACAAAATTAGATTAATGGATAAATAATTATACAAACACTGAGATgcggaatagataaataaatgaatagatagataaataaatagataaactcaCGGATAACATTAACAAAAGGTAAGTAGATGGTAAAATTAAATAAGATGCgggaaaagacaaaaataagatacacaaataaaataaaaggccggacaataatgataatgaataaataaataaataaataagcaaattaatgtaaactgacatacagacacgcacgcgtgtgtcacacgtacacacacacacacacacgcacacacacacacacacacacacacacacacatacacacacgcgcgcgcgcgatatgcAGCAAGCATGCAGTTTTACAGACATGATTGCACAACAAAAGTGCACAGGTCCAACAGAAGacataaaagcacacgagccccgacacatacacacaccatcccacacattaccctgcaccccctccctcacacgcacatactaacgtatcgcagcttccttccttcctttcgattacctgactattctatcactgacTAAAAGGGGGTTTGCGAAAGATATATTTAGGTCTACATAGGTTtctcagctgaaaaaaaaaagtggtatttGACCGGCAGGCTACTACTTTTCGCTTTTCGCCCAGCTGCAAGCAACTGGACTAGCCGGCCCCTAGCTCCACCTGGTGTggtagcagtaaaaaaaaaaagagaggtataTTCTGGTATTTATACCCTGGAGGCCATTGACATAAAGGTGTCGACTGAGCTGGCCTCCACAGCTCTCTTGGGCAAGGCGTTCCAATCCCGGATGGTACGTGGGAGGAAACCAGCCCGCCTATACCTAGTTTTGCAAAAGATTTGCTCCAGCTGCTCAGTGTGGGTGCGTCGCTGCCGTGGTGGTGTTGATACCAGGTTTTCTTTCAGTGAGTCCATGCTTACATGATTATGCCTGATTTCATACAGCATGGTCAATCTGGCTGTTTGGCGGCGTTGTTGCATGGAGGACCATCCAAGGTCTTGTGGCATTGCTGATACACTTGAGGTGTTCCGGTAGCGTCTCAGCACAAATCTGGCTGCTTGTCTCTGGACTGCCTCGATGAGATCAGTGTCCTGTTGTCGGTAGGGATCCCAGACTGATGATGAATACTCCAGGATGGGGCGGACAAATGCCTTGTACACTAGTTCCCTGATGGCCTGGGAACTAATTTTCAGGTTCCTCCTCAaaaagcctaaggtcttgtttGCTTTGGAGCAGATGTTCTCAATGTGCTTTCTCCAGCTCAGGTCTTTCTTTATCGTGACTCCTACATATTTAGTGGAGTCTACCCTCTGTAGTGCTTGTCCGTGGAGCGTATAGTCATGCTCCTTTGGGTTCCTGCTTTTGGTCACGATCCAGGTGTTGCATTTGCCAAGATGGAAAACCATGTCCCAGCTCTTCTCCCACTCAGTCAGTTTGTTGAGGTCTTGTTGTAGCTGGGCTTGGTCCTGGGGTGTTGCTATTACTTTGTAAATTGCAGTGTCGTCTGCAAACTGCTTGCCTCCGGTTTCTGAGGAAATCCGTGATCCACTCTTTGGTCTGTCCGCGAACTCCGTAGTGATGGTGTTTATGCATGAGTAGGCTGTGGTTGACTTTGTCAAACGCCTTAGCAAAGTCCATGATAAAGACGTTTGTCTGTTTTCCCTGCTCTGTGCATTCCAGGAGCTCGTCAATAAATTCCAGGAGCTGGGTCTCAATATTTTCTCTTCCGTAAGCCATGCTGTTCTTCTCGTAGTATCCCATGTCGTTCTAGATGTTGCATTATTGCACAGGTGATGATGTGCTCCATGATCTTACAGGGTATGCTAGTTAGGGATACTGGGCGGCAGTTTGCCGGATCATATTGTTCTCCTTTTTCTTGAAAATTGGAGTGACATTGGCATCCTTCCAGTCAGATGGAACTGTCCCGGTGGGAACGGATGACTGGAACATTGTTGTTAGGATTGGGGCCATTTCTGATGCCAGCTCTTTGAGTATACGTGGGCTGATGTTGTCTGATCCACTTGCTTTGTCTGGCTTCAGTTCATGCAACAacttcttttctccctccactGATATTTTGATGTTCTCTAACTCAGGGAAGTCTGCTGGTTTCATGTTGCATTTCTGGGTGAATTCTTCTGTCGAGTACTCATTTCCTTTGCTGAAGACTGACTGGAAATGCCTGTTCAGAATCTCATCCTCTGCTGAGGGTTCTGGGGTCAGGCGTCCGTCAGCCTTCATTGGGGCCACTCCTGTGTTTGACGACTTCTGGTGTTTAATGAACGACCAGAAACGTTTGTACTTTGGCTCTGGCGCATGGTCGGTCCGGTCCTGAGTCACAGGCTGTAGTGAAGATTTTGTTCAGGTAAACCCAGTATGCTCTGGTCAGCTGCCTCTGGACTTTTCTGAGCTTCTTCACCTCTTCTTTGAGCTCCTCTGTTCCCTGTTTGCGCATCTTCCGAAagactctgtctctccttttgatTAGGCTTCGCAGATCTGGTGATCAGGGCTGGCTCTCCCTTTTTCTGGCTGTCTTGTGGGGAATGAATTTCTGGGCTTTCACGGCATActctccctcccgtcccccccccccccaatacacacacacacacacgaccatactcccccccccccttcccgctcctccctccacacacacacacacacacacacacgcacgcacattccgATACTCCGTAGCCCTAGTCAAGTGGAAAAGGTCGAGTAAGTTGACATGTCTACTGAAGACAGCCGTAGTCAAGTGGAAAAGTTCAGGGTATTTGACACGTCCACTATAGACAGCCCCAATCAAGTGGAAACTGTTGTCATGTCAGCTGTGGACAGCCCTTGTCACATTGAAATGTTTGAGCTGTTTGACAAGTCCGCTGTGGCCATTCCAAACACTACACCATTTCAAACATCGAAAGACATCACAAAAAGTTAATTGGCTACTATATGAAAGCAGTTATGTATTCGTGAAATGTTAAACTAACAGACGATTTCAATTATGCATGCTGTTTATGGACAACCACCGTCCTCTAATCAAACACAAGCGATGTTTATGGATAGCCACTGGCCTCTCatgaaatatacacacaaacgatGTTTATGGACAACCACTAGCCTTTCATTAAACACACAAACGATGTTTTTGGACAACCACTGGCTTCTCATTAAACACACAAACGATGTTTAGGCACAACTCTCATTGAACACACAAATGTTTTTGGACAACCATTGGCTTCTCATTAAAcacacaaaggaaattttctatctaaaattacgtttaaacatacttaccgtgacccaactagtgcagactccggcagtggtctgacattcctgtcctgtgcaaactactatctgcctgtgcggagaaaacgaaagtaactacggccgataacctacCGGAAGTAgataacctcccctctctcccgctgGCTAGCggcctcttttgacggcaatatgccatcaccagcgcagcgagcagggagaacaggaagcggggaggacgggaggatCTTAAATTTgagtcacggtaagtatgttatttaaacgtaattttagatagaaaatttccttttaattacacatacttaaccgtgacccaacaagTGCAGAATAGCGCCACAaagtggagggctcgcctgttctactgtctgtgtgctgagatggcctgttgtgcaactaccacagaagcgatgcctcttgagccatcatcccgcaggcgtgcgacgtctctcagttAGAAGTCAATGAAagtggcagggtttttccagtaggcagcgtccatgatgtcttgcagccgtgttgagtgcgctaaggcaagagaagaggaccatgctctgacttcatgtgctctgactgaggaggcatcaagtctcaatccttgcgttctatcgccagtgcgctgcgatggcctgttgtgtgaccactgcagaggcaacgcctcttgagccatcatccctaaagcgatagatgtccctcaagtagaattcgatgaaggtagagtgtactgtgtcacctaaggatattgttGCAGGCAAGGAAaactgaggtccgcagctgtattgtgggagaggtctgtggaccacagctgtgctgataaatgtagcgcaaagaaaatcgggttggtgtgttgaatccacactttactgagaggccttcgaatcaaaggaagggaaggaaatacACACCCTATATGGTTGTCTCACTTGCacgcggttgagcgtcaatgcaaggaggtgcacatgtggtttgatctgatgattccacatcagttgtgggccgatagtggaagtgatatatgtgtttggaggaaactgtggcacgagacagaggtaggccaccatgttgggcttgccttaggcgtgacagccagatctgtagagatCCTCCATGAGAGGTGACAGGTGATAAGCGCTCCCACCGCCACTTTTCTGTCGTTGCCAAAAAAAGACAGTgctggcatgttgcctatgcatagaagggcagacatttggcaacaagagacttgaggtccctggtgtctctgggacagggctgtgtaattacccaggtaggtaccatcacgaaggggcatatggaaggcttggtggcttctctacctgagtgtggcatgttggagtaacctgtagaaagttgtcggcagtcgatggctgggttggatcaggctgtgggagtgcacttcatgtgctcgcaggtcactgagtctcattctgtggtggaattcctaatggaagagggttttcatggggaaaattttcgctgaaggttctttagtgagaaaggggaccggatccatgacaggcctctggctgtgtgtggtgtgcactaagtctgggatggagcagggtgggtgcagggaggaaagtggctctagatgtgttgtactggccatttacatcagaTCGCTGATCTGACATGCATTTTCaataagtgagagctgtattatcagcggtttctgaattgcaaagggaaatcatttgcagcttagtctttcatgaaggactatgtctctcagactagaagtcaaattgcactgggacttagtgctgtagccttgactatgtctctcagactagaggtcaaattgcactgggacttagtgctgtagccttgggggctaactggCCTGTGGGATCCATCCCTAtggtgagtcctaaggccctcatgatagagggactggggatgcaacttgggcaaaacactctactataaattgtataatcaaattccagcctgaatagtcggggcagcagttgcctgtTCTGCTGTTCATTGTCGTAcacaactgattatcatatactggtcctaggaggacaccagtcagcatgggtaaatcaggaaacagctgctgtgtgcttgagggatgaaggtgtccaccatgcaggttatgttgaaatgtaaggaagccggaaggagctgatggggtcttgtggtgcaaccatgtgtctgaaagaaatgacaacaaagtcatcctctgacaggcccttgactgaaggctggggctgcatgatgggatagcctgcctaggctagaaacccttaagtgtctcattggaaagacagtgcttgagaatctgtaaccacagcagtggttgtgtgttgaggctgaaaggatcgggcagggaagatcAAATGCAGAAattgctttcaaacgccaattgtttgagacatcgATGCTGGATCTGTGTTCAACCAAGGTGATGGGGCAAAcaaatgtgcttgaatgcggcatctgccgtgtcggtatgagtgggcagaaaggtacacccctgtgggtaatgaacggttcgttgtgctttgtgagacgcatccgtcctcgtcaatatgcctttctcccgagtgtagaggaaaataattattacccaggccttctgctactagtgaggagtggaagagatggacttagggtgattgtctcctgtccagtgggcagtttttgggcccactaaaacttggaaggaatgaaggacatgTGTGTCCgtagtggcacctctaagttggactgcctcatccctccttgtaccaggttagggcatctctagccctgtgggtgattgatgtaggcaaatgagttgggttgccttgttcCTCCATGCACcagagagggcatccttagccctgtgggtggcaagggagtgtgtgtgggtccctatggaccagccactactgatatgtgaaggagcatacattcaggtgtgaatgaggcagttttgtctgtgagtgcagtcgtcctccgaaagcaaggtagggatgaatttatgaaaatgaatacatatatgtgcaatggGATTAtgaacttccatcaactcaagtgattatgtcaggaatatgcca
The DNA window shown above is from Babylonia areolata isolate BAREFJ2019XMU chromosome 29, ASM4173473v1, whole genome shotgun sequence and carries:
- the LOC143275052 gene encoding uncharacterized protein LOC143275052, whose amino-acid sequence is MPALSFFGNDRKVAVGALITCHLSWRISTDLAPVTQDRTDHAPEPKYKRFWSFIKHQKSSNTGVAPMKADGRLTPEPSAEDEILNRHFQSVFSKGNEYSTEEFTQKCNMKPADFPELENIKISVEGEKKLLHELKPDKASGSDNISPRILKELASEMAPILTTMFQSSVPTGTVPSDWKDANVTPIFKKKENNMIRQTAAQYP